One region of Tamandua tetradactyla isolate mTamTet1 chromosome 6, mTamTet1.pri, whole genome shotgun sequence genomic DNA includes:
- the H2BN1 gene encoding histone H2B.N has product SLHHSGCFLFHLRKSKRTLGIELPCAPFKPALRLLKKTQMYNPAKRKYESVSSALGRRKWRRRKKEAYFKYMQKMLKQVHADFSRCLWVLDALGSLDDWQLEWVSLEAVRLSFYNHGRAVTSREILEAVKQKSWKSL; this is encoded by the exons TCATTACATCACAGCGGCTGCTTTCTTTTTCACCTGAGAAAGAGCAAAAGAACACTTGGAATTGAGTTGCCTTGTGCTCCTTTCAAACCTGC TCTAAGACTCCTTAAGAAGACTCAAATGTATAACCCAGCGAAAAGGAAGTACGAGTCGGTCAGCTCAGCCCTTGGGAGGAGGaagtggaggaggaggaaaaaggagGCCTATTTTAAGTATATGCAGAAAATGCTAAAACAA GTACATGCAGACTTTAGCAGGTGCCTGTGGGTCTTGGATGCACTGGGCTCTCTGGATGATTGGCAACTGGAATGGGTTAGTCTTGAGGCAGTTAGATTGTCCTTCTACAACCACGGAAGAGCTGTCACCAGCAGAGAGATCCTTGAAGCTGTCAAGCAGAAGTCTTGGAAGAGCCTTTGA